A genomic window from Salvia hispanica cultivar TCC Black 2014 chromosome 5, UniMelb_Shisp_WGS_1.0, whole genome shotgun sequence includes:
- the LOC125190941 gene encoding protein MICRORCHIDIA 6-like, with translation MSSMNLYSNNSLGELGMNAVNLEQDIRRSLQENESQIYDSICHEESNSIVRRTESENIRRLTVLSAPNSVQGVECSPIDDSGFCSTSSISPAPICRQFWRAGDYEDMLISKPPCLNRTGYLHIHPKFLHSNATSHKWAFGAVAELLDNSIDEVQNGATFVVVDKISNPRDGTTALLIQDDGGGMNPDAMRRCISFGFSDKHSKTTIGQYGNGFKTSSMRLGADVVVFSRSMWDRKMTQSVGLLSYTFLKQTGQDRIVVPMVDYEFDSHTSTWNSLHAEQHLNNNLSTLLQWSPFTTEADLLKQFDDIGSHGTKIIVYNLWHNNDGKLELDFDSDPEDICLCRNTTDNAKISSKTNPNEQHLANRLKHSLRAYLSILYLRYPANFCIVLRGQIVEYHNVGLDLKFPQFIRYKPQNVEEPVITTIGFLKEAPAVNIHGFNVYHKNRLILPFWHVVSYATNRGRGVVGILEANFIKPTHNKQDFEKTPVFEKLEARLKDMTVEYWDYHCGLIGYKVMKAPRPMTHQVTPSPKSDRGPGIYQPVVLTRDSLPSFHQNTVGGTLKRKRNEQIVEPGRVNRMGRTGLRPVDSALGGDVLQHAIPARAFQVADAAVKIIQDNQKLHAQFKEYEETDKELNLKITKLKDEIQKERREYARLLLETKMLEKVKGKGN, from the exons ATGAGTTCCATGAACCTATATAGCAACAACAGTCTTGGAGAGCTTGGCATGAATGCTGTTAATTTGGAGCAAGATATCAGAAGATCTTTGCAAGAAAATGAGTCACAAATATATGATTCAATCTGTCATGAAGAATCCAATTCAATTGTTAGAAGGACTGAATCTGAAAATATTAGAAGATTGACTGTTTTAAGTGCTCCAAATAGTGTCCAGGGTGTTGAGTGCTCTCCAATTGATGATTCTGGCTTTTGCTCGACATCATCAATATCTCCAGCCCCCATTTGTCGACAGTTCTGGAGAGCCGGAGACTATGAGGACATGCTTATTTCTAAACCACCATGTCTAA ATCGCACTGGCTATCTTCATATACACCCTAAGTTTCTTCACTCTAATGCTACTTCTCATAAGTGGGCCTTTGGTG CTGTGGCAGAACTGCTTGATAATTCGATTGATGAG GTACAAAATGGGGCCAcctttgttgttgttgacaaGATCTCTAATCCCAGGGATGGAACTACAGCTTTGTTGATTCAAG ATGATGGTGGTGGAATGAACCCTGATGCAATGCGGCGTTGCATTAGTTTTGGGTTTTCAGACAAGCATTCAAAAACTACAATTGGACAGT ATGGAAATGGGTTTAAGACCAGTTCTATGAGACTCGGGGCTGATGTTGTTGTCTTCAGCCGCTCCATGTGGGACAG GAAAATGACCCAAAGTGTAGGTCTGCTATcttatacatttttaaaacaaacaGGCCAGGATAGAATAGTTGTCCCGATG GTTGATTATGAGTTTGATTCACATACAAGCACATGGAATTCATTACACGCTGAACAACATCTAAATAATAATCTTTCCACCCTCTTACAGTGGTCTCCTTTTACGACTGAAGCTGATCTTCTGAAGCAA TTTGATGACATTGGCTCTCATGGTACCAAGATAATAGTCTACAATTTATGGCATAACAATGATGGAAAATTGGAGCTCGATTTTGATTCAGACCCAGAG GATATTTGTCTCTGTCGGAACACTACAGATAATGCCAAAATTTCCTCTAAGACGAACCCAAATGAACAGCATCTTGCTAATCGTCTTAAGCATTCACTTCGT GCATATTTGTCTATTTTATACTTGCGATATCCTGCGAACTTTTGCATAGTATTGCGTGGTCAAATTGTTGAGTATCATAACGTTGGATTGGATCTCAAATTTCCGCAATTCATACGGTACAAACCTCAAAATGTTGAG GAACCTGTCATCACAACAATTGGCTTCCTCAAGGAAGCTCCAGCCGTAAATATACATGGTTTTAATGTCTACCACAAGAATAGACTGATACTG CCATTTTGGCATGTTGTAAGCTATGCTACAAACAGAGGCAGAGGAGTTGTTG GGATTTTGGAAGCAAACTTTATTAAGCCTACTCACAACAAACAGGACTTCGAGAAAACCCCAGTTTTCGAAAAGCTTGAAGCCCGTCTGAAAGACATGACAGTAGAATACTG GGATTACCATTGTGGACTCATTGGCTATAAAGTTATGAAAGCTCCTCGACCAATGACACATCAAGTGACACCTAGTCCTAAGTCAGATCGTGGACCTGGTATATATCAACCTGTGGTGCTGACTAGGGACTCCTTACCGTCCTTCCATCAAAACACAGTGG GAGGAACTctcaaaaggaaaagaaacGAGCAAATTGTGGAGCCTGGAAGGGTAAATAGGATGGGACGCACAGGGTTGAGACCTGTTGACAGTGCTCTCGGCGGAGATGTACTACAG CATGCTATTCCTGCCAGAGCGTTTCAAGTTGCTGATGCTGCTGTTAAGATAATTCAAGATAACCAAAAACTCCACGCTCA ATTCAAGGAATACGAGGAGACAGACAAAGAGCTCAATCTCAAG ATTACAAAACTCAAAGATGAAATACAAAAAGAGCGTCGTGAGTATGCTCGCTTGCTGCTAGAAACGAAAATGTTGGAGAAAGTGAAGGGAAAGGGCAATTAG